Part of the Streptomyces sp. NBC_01460 genome, TCGGACCGCTCGGTCGCCGTGCCCGTCTTCCTCACCGTCGTCCTGATGCCGTTCACTTACACCATCACCACCGGTGTCGCCGCCGGCGTCATCTCGTACACGGCGATCAAGCTCGCCCAGGGCCGGGCCCGCGAGGTCGGTGTCTTCATGTGGGTCCTGACGCTGGTCTTCTTCGTCTACTTCGCCCTGCACCCCATCGAGAGCTGGCTGGGCGTCAGCTGACGCCCGCCGCGCCCCCTTTCCCCGTCGTAAGGAGACACGCCATGCTGGACATCGCCGAGGAGCTCCACCGGTGGGTCGGGCAGGGACGCGAGTTCGCCGTGGCCACCGTGGTGGCCGTCGGCGGCAGCGCGCCCCGGCAGCCGGGTGCCGCGCTCGCGGTGGACAGCGACGGCACGGCCGTCGGTTCGGTCTCCGGCGGCTGTGTGGAGGGCGCGGTGTACGAGCTGTGCCGGCAGGCGATCGCGGACGGCACCACCGTCCGCGAGCGCTTCGGCTACAGCGACGACGACGCCTTCGCGGTCGGTCTGACCTGCGGCGGCGTCATCGACATCCTGGTCACACCGGTGCGCGCGGACGACCCCGCGCGCCCGGTGTTCGCCGCCGCGTTCGCAGCCGCCGCCGGGGGGACGGCAGCCGCGGTCGCCCGGGTCACCGAAGGCCCGGCCGGGATGCTCGGCCTGCCGCTGCTCGTGCACCCCGACGGTACGTACGAGGGCGGGCTCGGCGGGCACGCCGAGCTGGACCGCACGGCCGCCGCCGAGGCGCGGGCGATGCTCGACACCGGCCGTACCGGCGAGATCGTCATCGGCGCCGAGGGGTCCCGCTGCGGCAGCCCCCTCACCCTGCTCGTCGAGTCGAGCGTCCCCCCGCCCCGGATGATCGTCTTCGGGGCCATCGACTTCGCCGCCGCCCTGGTGCGGGCCGGCCGCTTCCTCGGCTACCGCGTCACGGTCTGCGACGCCCGCCCCGTCTTCGCCACGGCGGCGCGCTTCCCGGACGCCGACGAGATCGTCGTCGACTGGCCGCACCGCTACCTCGCCACCACCGACGTGGACGCGCGTACGGTGCTCTGCGTCCTCACGCACGACGCCAAGTTCGACATCCCCCTGCTGGAGCTGGCCCTGCGGCTACCGGTCGCCTACGTCGGCGCGATGGGCTCGCGCCGCACCCACCTGGAGCGCAACGAGCGGCTCCGCGAGGCGGGGGTCACCGAACGGCAGCTGGCCGCGCTGCACTCGCCGATCGGACTCGACCTGGGAGCGCGCACCCCGGAGGAGACCGCCCTCTCCATCGCTGCGGAGATCGTCGCCGAGCGGCGCGGGGGCAGCGGCCTGCCGCTCAAGGGCGCACACACCCCGATCCACCACGAATGCGGACAGCCGCTCGCCTCGGTGGCCTGAACCCGGCCGGCAACAGCGCCTCCGGACGGGCGGGTTGCCGCCACGGCGGTTTCACGCCAGGGGTGAAGCCGTCCGCAGCCCCGGATTTACCGGTAGATCAGCTGCATGACATTTTCCCTCTCCTCCGTTCCCGGCCGGGCGAGACCCGCTCGCGCGGGACGCAGGGCGCTGCTCGTAGCGACCTCGGTCGCCCTCGTGAGTGGCGTCATGCTTCCCGCGGCGGGCTCCGCCACCGCCGCCCCGAAGCCGTCGACCGCCGAGAACCGCCACGGATCCGGGGCGGTTCGCGACTACGACATCACGCTGGTCACCGGTGACGTCGTCCACTACACGGACGGCGCGGGCAGCCAGGACACCGTCACCGTGGACCGCCCCGACGGTGCCGAGGGCGGCGTGCACGTGCAGCAGGCCGGGGAGGACATCTTCGTCATACCCGACGAGGCGACCGCCCTGATCGCGGCCGAGAAGCTGGACCGCCGGCTGTTCAACATCTCGACGCTGGTCGAGATGGGCTACGACGACCGGCGCTCCGGCGGCATCCCGCTGATCGCGACCTACCCGGCGAGCACGGCGCGCTCGCTGCCCGCCGCCCCGCGCGGCAGCAAGACCGTGCGCCGGCTGGAGTCGGTCAACGGTGCGGCCCTGAAGGCCGACAAGGACGACGCCCGCGCCTTCTGGAGCGACATCTCCCGTACGGGCAAGAGCCGTTCGCTGAACAACGGCATCGCGAAGCTGTGGCTCGACGGGAAGGTCGAGGCCGCGCTCAAGGACTCCGTGCCCCAGGTCAACGCGCCGCAGGCATGGGCGGCCGGCTTCGACGGCAAGGGCACCACGGTCGCCGTCCTGGACACCGGCATCGACGCCACGCACCCGGACGTCAAGGACCGCGTCAAGGAGTCCAGGAGCTTCGTGCCGGGCGAGGAGGTCGACGACAAGCACGGTCACGGCACACACGTCGCCTCCACCATCGCGGGTTCGGGCGCCGCCTCGGACGGCGTCAACAAGGGCGTCGCCCCCGCAGCCGACCTCATCGTCGGCAAGGTCCTGAGCAACCAGGGGTCCGGCGCCGACTCGGGCATCATCGAGGCGATGGAGTGGGCGAAGGCCGAAGGCGCCGACGTCGTCTCCATGAGCCTCGGCTCCAGCGTCCCGGACGACGGCACCGACCCGATGGCGCAGGCGGTCGACGCCCTCTCCGCCGACGGCGGTCCGCTGTTCGTGATCGCCGCGGGCAACGCCTACGGGGCGGGGACCATCGGCGCGCCCGGGTCCGCCGCGAGCGCGCTCACCATCGCCGCCGTCGACAAGCAGGACGGCCGGGCGAACTTCTCCTCCATGGGGCCGCTCGTGCGGTCCTACGGGCTGAAGCCCGACCTGTCCGCACCCGGCGTCGACATCAACGCCGCCGCCTCGCAGTCGGTCCCCGGTGTCGAGGGCATGTACCAGCAGATGTCCGGTACGTCGATGGCGACCCCGCACGTCGCCGGCGCCGCGGCCATCCTGAAGCAGCGCCACCCCGAGTGGTCCGGTCAGCGCCTCAAGGACGCGCTGATGAGCTCGTCGAAGCGGCTGCCCGACTACACGCCGTACGAGCAGGGCACCGGGCGCCTCGACGTCGAGGCGGCCATCGACACGACGATCGAGGCCACCGGCTCCGTCGAGGTCGCGTCGTACGACTGGCCGCACAGCGCCGAGGACGCCGTCGCGGAGCGGACCCTCACCTACCGCAACACGGGTGACAACGACGTCACGCTGAAGCTGGCGACCGACACGGACGCCGCGGCCTACACCCTGTCGACGTCCGAGCTGACCGTCCCGGCCGGCTCCACCGCCGAGGCCGTCCTCTCGATCGACCCGTCGAAGGTCGCGAACGACACCCGGTTCTCCGGCCAGGTCGTCGCCACCGACGCCTCCGGCACGACGGTGGCCCACACCGGCTTCGCCGTGAACAAGGAGCAGGAGCTCTACGACCTGACGCTCCGTCTCCGGGACCGTGCCGGCGAGCCGATGGACGGCACCGTGGTGTTCGCCGCGCTCGGCGACCCGCAGCTCGGCCTCGTCCAGGTCTCCGGTGAGACCACGCTGCGGCTGCCCCCCGGCAACTACACCGCCTGGACCTCCGCCGACGTCGACGGGGACCGTGCCGACTCACAGGCCGTGGCGTTCCTCGCGGCCCCCGAGACGATCCTCGACAAGGCCACCACGGTCACCCTCGACGCCTCGAAGGCCCGCAAGGTCAGCGTGCGCACCCCGAAGGAGACCGAGACGCGGCAGCTGCGCTACGACATGGCCCGCACGTCGCCCGAGGGCATGGTCCAGCGTGACGCCTACCAGATCCCGCCGGCCTACGACCAGTTGTGGGTCAGCCCCACGAAGAAGGTCACCCAGGGCGACTTCAGCTTCCTCACCCGCTGGCGCCAGGGCGAGGAGCTGATCGACCTGACGGCCGACGGCCACGACGTCCCGGTCACGGTGCAGAACGGCTCGGTCGTCGCCGAGGACAGCGAGCAGAGGCTCACCGGTGTCTTCGCGGGCAACGGCGCCGCGGCCGACTACAAGGGCCGCAGCGTCAAGGGCAAGGCCGTCGTCGTCACCCGCAGTGACACCGTCCCACCCGCCGAGCGGCTGGCCAACGCGGTCGCGGCGGGTGCGAAGGCACTCTTCGTCGTCAACGACGGCCGTGGGGTCGCGATGGAGAGCTACGTGCCGTACGGCGAGCAGACCACCATCCCGGTCGCCTCGGTGCAGAAGATCGCGGGCGAGACGCTGGTCAAGGCGGCGCAGCGCGGCAGGACACTCTCGCTGGACCAGAAGAAGTTCGCCTCGTACGTCTACGACCTGGTGGACCGTCACGACGGCACGGTCCCGGACCGTTCGCTGGCCTTCGCCCCGTCGACCCGGCAGCTCGCGAAGGTGGAGAACACCTTCTACGGCCACAAGGAGACGCTCGGCGGCGGCTACCGCTACGACATCCCGGACTACGGACCGGGCCTCGGCTTCGAGGAGTACGAGAAGTTCCCCGGCACCCGCACGGAGTGGGTCAACCCGCTGCCCGGCGCCTCCTTCTGGTACGAGAACCACTCGGTGCTGAACGCCGACTCCGGCACGGCGCACGAGGTGCGCAGCGCGGAGCTCGACTACACGGCGGGCCGGACCTACCGCGACGAGTGGTTCGCCCCGGTGGTCGGCCCCCGGCTCGGCACCGGGTACTGGGGACCGTTCCGCACCGCGTACAACGACGTCCAGTTCAACATCACGCCGTGGACCGACTCGGGTGAGGGCCACTCCGGCTCGATGCCGGAGAACGAGTACGACACCACGTCCTACGCCTTCTACCAGGGAGACACCCTGATCAAGAAGGGCGCGGGCCGGGCCGGTTACGCCTGGGACCTGTCCGCCGAGAAGGTGCCGTACCGCCTGGTCATCGACTCGGTGCGCGACGAGGCCACCTGGAAGACCTCGACGCGGACGCACTCCGAGTGGGGCTTCGTCTCGGGCGCCCTGCCCGAGGGCACCCAGCAGGCCGACATCCCCCTGCTCCAGCTCGACTACGACGTGGACACCGACCTGGCGGGCGACGCCAAGGCCGGCAAGCAGGTCGAGGTCGGCATCGAGTCGGGCACGCAGGCCTGGCTGGACGGCGCCGTGAAGGCGACCAGGGCCTCGCTGTCGGTCAGCTACGACGAGGGCAGGACCTGGAAGGCGGTGGAGCTGCGCAAGGGCTCGTCGGGCGAGTGGAACGCGAAGTTGCGGACACCCGCCAAGGGCGCGGACTCGGTCTCGCTCAAGGCGCACGCCGAGGGTCCCGGCGGCCTGGTCGTCGACCAGGAGATCATCAAGGCCTTCGGCCTGAAGTGACCCGCTGAACGGACCCGACCGAGGTGGTCCCGCATCCCCGCCCGGGGATGCGGGGCCACCTCGCCGTGCGACCGGCCACCTCGCCGTGCGGCCCGCACCGGCCCGCTCACCGCCCGAAGCGTGCCAGGCAGTGCCACACCCGCTTGAGGTCCTGCTGATCGTGCTGCCCCGACCGCGCCGCCTCCCCGATGATCCGCGCGTCGAGGAATCCGCCGACCGCGAGCGCGGCACCCAGCTCGACGTACTCGGGGCCCCGGTAGCCGGGGCGGCGCCGCAACTCCTCGACGGAGAGCCGGAACCCACCGTGCCATTCGACGGGGCAGGGCAGCGCGCGGGCCGCCTCCTCCACAGCCGTTCCCCGGAAGCACGGGTCGAGGACCAGGGCCTCCACATCGCGGTCGAGCCGGACCGGGGTGTGCACCTGCGCCTCGACGTAGTCGTCCAGGGCATCCGCCCCGTCCGCCTCGGCGAGGGCGACGAGCCGGCTCCCGGCAGCGGCCACACCGAAGTCGGAAGGCTCCAGGAAGCTGTCCGGGTAGCAGAACGTGGCGTGCTCCAGGGCCCCTGAGTCCAGCCTGATGTGCGCGGAACCGAACCGGGGAGCCGCGCCGTACGGGGAACGGCGGAAGTCCAAGGCTCCGTACACCGGGCGTTCGTGTGCGCTCGCACCGTCGTAGGCGCCGCCGAAGATGCGGCTCTCCCAGCGCCACCGGTCACCGCCGGGGTGGGCGGTGAGGCCGCCGTTGCTGGTGCCGGTCACGAACTGGGAGACGTACACGCCGTCCTCGGCCAGTCGTTCCAGGACCGTACGGCCACCGCTGACCCGGTCCGGGTGGAAGTTCATCGTCACCCGCAGGGACGGATCCAGCGGCGGACCCTTGGACAGCGAGGCCACGTGCGTCAGTGCGCGCGTCCGGGCCGTGTGTATGTCGGCGCTCATCGGCCCAGTCTGCCGGAGCGCCGACCACGGGGCTCGCGCGTTCAGCGGCGGCGGGCCGCCTTCTCGCGTGCCTTGCGCCTCGCCACCGTGTACGTCGACCAGTCGCCCCGGTGCCGGTCGCACCGCGACGCCCCCTTCATCGCCAGCCGTTGGCAGCGTGTGCCCTTCTGGGTGAGTGCTCCACACG contains:
- a CDS encoding DUF3626 domain-containing protein, which codes for MSADIHTARTRALTHVASLSKGPPLDPSLRVTMNFHPDRVSGGRTVLERLAEDGVYVSQFVTGTSNGGLTAHPGGDRWRWESRIFGGAYDGASAHERPVYGALDFRRSPYGAAPRFGSAHIRLDSGALEHATFCYPDSFLEPSDFGVAAAGSRLVALAEADGADALDDYVEAQVHTPVRLDRDVEALVLDPCFRGTAVEEAARALPCPVEWHGGFRLSVEELRRRPGYRGPEYVELGAALAVGGFLDARIIGEAARSGQHDQQDLKRVWHCLARFGR
- a CDS encoding S8 family serine peptidase yields the protein MTFSLSSVPGRARPARAGRRALLVATSVALVSGVMLPAAGSATAAPKPSTAENRHGSGAVRDYDITLVTGDVVHYTDGAGSQDTVTVDRPDGAEGGVHVQQAGEDIFVIPDEATALIAAEKLDRRLFNISTLVEMGYDDRRSGGIPLIATYPASTARSLPAAPRGSKTVRRLESVNGAALKADKDDARAFWSDISRTGKSRSLNNGIAKLWLDGKVEAALKDSVPQVNAPQAWAAGFDGKGTTVAVLDTGIDATHPDVKDRVKESRSFVPGEEVDDKHGHGTHVASTIAGSGAASDGVNKGVAPAADLIVGKVLSNQGSGADSGIIEAMEWAKAEGADVVSMSLGSSVPDDGTDPMAQAVDALSADGGPLFVIAAGNAYGAGTIGAPGSAASALTIAAVDKQDGRANFSSMGPLVRSYGLKPDLSAPGVDINAAASQSVPGVEGMYQQMSGTSMATPHVAGAAAILKQRHPEWSGQRLKDALMSSSKRLPDYTPYEQGTGRLDVEAAIDTTIEATGSVEVASYDWPHSAEDAVAERTLTYRNTGDNDVTLKLATDTDAAAYTLSTSELTVPAGSTAEAVLSIDPSKVANDTRFSGQVVATDASGTTVAHTGFAVNKEQELYDLTLRLRDRAGEPMDGTVVFAALGDPQLGLVQVSGETTLRLPPGNYTAWTSADVDGDRADSQAVAFLAAPETILDKATTVTLDASKARKVSVRTPKETETRQLRYDMARTSPEGMVQRDAYQIPPAYDQLWVSPTKKVTQGDFSFLTRWRQGEELIDLTADGHDVPVTVQNGSVVAEDSEQRLTGVFAGNGAAADYKGRSVKGKAVVVTRSDTVPPAERLANAVAAGAKALFVVNDGRGVAMESYVPYGEQTTIPVASVQKIAGETLVKAAQRGRTLSLDQKKFASYVYDLVDRHDGTVPDRSLAFAPSTRQLAKVENTFYGHKETLGGGYRYDIPDYGPGLGFEEYEKFPGTRTEWVNPLPGASFWYENHSVLNADSGTAHEVRSAELDYTAGRTYRDEWFAPVVGPRLGTGYWGPFRTAYNDVQFNITPWTDSGEGHSGSMPENEYDTTSYAFYQGDTLIKKGAGRAGYAWDLSAEKVPYRLVIDSVRDEATWKTSTRTHSEWGFVSGALPEGTQQADIPLLQLDYDVDTDLAGDAKAGKQVEVGIESGTQAWLDGAVKATRASLSVSYDEGRTWKAVELRKGSSGEWNAKLRTPAKGADSVSLKAHAEGPGGLVVDQEIIKAFGLK
- a CDS encoding XdhC/CoxI family protein → MLDIAEELHRWVGQGREFAVATVVAVGGSAPRQPGAALAVDSDGTAVGSVSGGCVEGAVYELCRQAIADGTTVRERFGYSDDDAFAVGLTCGGVIDILVTPVRADDPARPVFAAAFAAAAGGTAAAVARVTEGPAGMLGLPLLVHPDGTYEGGLGGHAELDRTAAAEARAMLDTGRTGEIVIGAEGSRCGSPLTLLVESSVPPPRMIVFGAIDFAAALVRAGRFLGYRVTVCDARPVFATAARFPDADEIVVDWPHRYLATTDVDARTVLCVLTHDAKFDIPLLELALRLPVAYVGAMGSRRTHLERNERLREAGVTERQLAALHSPIGLDLGARTPEETALSIAAEIVAERRGGSGLPLKGAHTPIHHECGQPLASVA